From a single Kitasatospora sp. NBC_00458 genomic region:
- a CDS encoding winged helix DNA-binding domain-containing protein: MSGEEVLGRRALSRALLARQHLLTRTTATPAAMIRHLGGLQAQAAPQPPYLGLLARLDGFAPDALGELIEGRQVVRIALQRGTIHLVTAEDCRTLRPLLQPVLDQALRSNFGKWLTGLDLDALAAEARTLVEEEPRTFQRLGADLAATRPGRDPAALAQAARCLLPLVQVPPRGLWGRGGPAAHTTAEAWLGRPLDPAPSLDDLALRYLAAFGPATAADLQKWCGLTRLAPVLKRLAPGLVTFRDEQGRLLYDLPDAPRPDPDTPAPVRLIAPFDNLLLSHADRTRVLPEEYRKRVMTQNGIVFGSLLVDGLVAGAWELSEERGGGWAVTVRPFAPTARADRRAAGEEAERVLAFAGGGGSVRFEDPA; this comes from the coding sequence ATGAGCGGGGAGGAGGTGCTGGGGCGTCGCGCACTGAGCCGCGCGCTGCTCGCCCGCCAGCACCTGCTGACCCGCACCACCGCCACCCCGGCCGCGATGATCCGACACCTCGGCGGCCTCCAGGCCCAGGCGGCCCCGCAGCCGCCCTACCTCGGACTGCTCGCCCGGCTGGACGGCTTCGCGCCGGACGCGCTCGGCGAATTGATCGAGGGCCGGCAGGTGGTCCGGATCGCCCTCCAGCGCGGCACCATCCACCTCGTCACGGCCGAGGACTGCCGGACGCTGCGCCCGCTGCTCCAGCCGGTGCTGGACCAGGCGCTGCGGTCCAACTTCGGCAAGTGGCTGACCGGTCTCGACCTCGACGCGCTGGCCGCCGAGGCCCGCACCCTGGTCGAGGAGGAGCCCCGGACCTTCCAGCGGCTCGGCGCCGACCTGGCCGCCACCCGCCCCGGCCGGGACCCCGCCGCGCTCGCCCAGGCCGCGCGCTGCCTGCTGCCGCTGGTGCAGGTCCCGCCGCGCGGCCTCTGGGGCCGTGGCGGGCCCGCCGCGCACACCACCGCCGAGGCCTGGCTCGGAAGGCCGCTCGACCCCGCGCCCTCGCTCGACGACCTCGCCCTGCGCTACCTGGCCGCGTTCGGCCCGGCCACCGCCGCCGACCTGCAGAAGTGGTGCGGCCTGACCCGGCTCGCCCCGGTCCTGAAGCGCCTCGCGCCCGGTCTGGTGACCTTCCGCGACGAGCAGGGCCGGCTGCTGTACGACCTGCCCGACGCGCCCCGGCCCGACCCGGACACCCCGGCGCCGGTCCGGCTGATCGCCCCGTTCGACAACCTGCTCCTCTCCCACGCCGACCGCACCCGGGTGCTGCCGGAGGAGTACCGGAAGCGGGTGATGACGCAGAACGGCATCGTGTTCGGCAGTCTGCTGGTCGACGGACTGGTGGCCGGGGCCTGGGAGCTGTCCGAGGAGCGGGGCGGCGGGTGGGCGGTGACGGTCCGTCCGTTCGCGCCGACGGCCCGGGCCGACCGGCGGGCGGCGGGGGAGGAGGCCGAGCGGGTGCTCGCCTTCGCAGGCGGGGGCGGGTCGGTCCGCTTCGAGGACCCGGCATAG
- a CDS encoding glycerophosphodiester phosphodiesterase yields the protein MNGPMTDLARPQAPAPRPVLAVAHRGDPYRHRENTLPSIESALAAGADAVEVDVRLTRDRVPVLLHDATLERLWGDPRRLDRVTVEQLDEVRDGGYAVPTLAEALKTAAAAPAARLLIDLDDPTPAAAAWEAVTGLGAEQRVAFCGPATAMLAVRELAPGAEIALTWKQPRLPARALLDDLRPRYLNPPFGLATPEFTAAAHHAGLAVSTWTADLRRTMRRLRAVGVDSITSNRIAVLCSVLDGRAARDGGPAAAGRRALSGRDLGRHLLGGRPAPEGRR from the coding sequence ATGAACGGACCGATGACCGACCTCGCCCGCCCGCAGGCCCCCGCCCCCCGTCCGGTGCTCGCCGTCGCCCACCGCGGCGACCCGTACCGCCACCGTGAGAACACCCTCCCCTCGATCGAGTCGGCGCTCGCCGCCGGGGCCGACGCCGTCGAGGTCGACGTCCGGCTCACCCGGGACCGCGTCCCGGTCCTGCTGCACGACGCGACCCTTGAGCGGCTCTGGGGCGACCCGCGCCGGCTCGACCGGGTCACCGTCGAGCAGCTCGACGAGGTGCGTGACGGCGGGTACGCCGTCCCCACCCTCGCCGAGGCGCTCAAGACCGCGGCCGCGGCCCCGGCGGCCAGGCTGCTCATCGACCTCGACGACCCGACGCCCGCGGCGGCCGCGTGGGAGGCGGTCACCGGACTCGGCGCTGAGCAGCGGGTCGCGTTCTGCGGCCCCGCCACCGCGATGCTCGCCGTCCGCGAGCTGGCCCCCGGCGCGGAGATCGCGCTCACCTGGAAGCAGCCGCGGCTGCCCGCCCGCGCCCTGCTCGACGACCTGCGCCCGCGCTACCTCAACCCGCCGTTCGGCCTGGCCACCCCCGAGTTCACCGCGGCCGCCCACCACGCCGGGCTCGCCGTCTCCACCTGGACCGCCGACCTGCGCCGCACCATGCGCAGGCTGCGCGCCGTCGGCGTCGACTCGATCACCAGCAACCGGATCGCCGTCCTGTGCTCCGTCCTCGACGGGCGCGCGGCCCGGGACGGCGGCCCGGCCGCGGCCGGACGCCGCGCCCTGTCCGGGCGCGACCTCGGGCGCCACCTCCTCGGCGGCCGCCCCGCGCCGGAGGGCCGTCGATGA
- a CDS encoding TOBE domain-containing protein codes for MGHSGAPVNPYRIGEAAALLGVSADTMRRWVDAGRVVAERDEHGHRIIPGAELAAFARELARPENAAEGRPSSARNRFPGIVTNVVLGDVAAQVEIQAGPFRVVSLISRESAEELELVPGAPATAVIKSTNVMIERR; via the coding sequence ATGGGCCACTCCGGGGCACCGGTCAACCCGTACCGCATCGGCGAGGCCGCGGCCCTGCTCGGCGTGAGCGCCGACACCATGCGGCGCTGGGTGGACGCCGGCCGGGTCGTCGCCGAGCGCGACGAGCACGGCCACCGGATCATCCCCGGGGCCGAGCTGGCCGCCTTCGCCCGTGAGCTGGCCCGCCCGGAGAACGCCGCCGAGGGCCGGCCCTCCTCCGCGCGCAACCGGTTCCCGGGGATCGTCACCAACGTGGTGCTCGGTGACGTCGCCGCCCAGGTGGAGATCCAGGCCGGGCCGTTCCGGGTGGTCTCGCTGATCAGCCGGGAGTCCGCGGAGGAACTGGAGCTCGTCCCCGGGGCACCCGCGACGGCCGTCATCAAGTCCACCAATGTGATGATCGAACGGCGCTGA
- a CDS encoding ROK family transcriptional regulator, with product MTTVRTATPSTARAINDRLALNLLLDQGPLTATELRDLTGLSRPTVADLLERLQRTGLVAVVGERGEQRRGPNARLYALVASRAHLAAVDVRSGGVSLVVADLAGQVLASADLPVDAPGEGPDAGGADTGGPRASGEDADGPAADGPKSDRDTADRDTADRDTADGDRDTEDRDTAARIVRTLLDTARRAGADHLHTIAVGAPGLVDPATGRLQSTGELPAWHAELLTALRELPGTDVILENEVNLAGRAEYRTGAARDRDDFVLVWLGHSVGAAVVIDGRLRRGAHGGTGEICFLPVPGTASLPSATGCEGGFHSLAGSAAVCALARAHGLPADPADDAPAAEAAVRAALDALGDGRPGGPFLDELAERIAVGVSAVCVVLDPGCVVLGGETGRAGGAELAARVEARLALLSPLRTEVRAGEAGGGAVLGGAVLTAGDAVRRDLFGEP from the coding sequence ATGACCACCGTGCGTACGGCCACTCCGAGCACTGCCCGGGCGATCAACGACCGGCTGGCGCTCAACCTGCTCCTGGACCAGGGACCCCTCACCGCGACCGAGCTGCGCGACCTCACCGGCCTTTCCCGGCCGACCGTCGCCGACCTGCTCGAACGGCTGCAGCGCACCGGGCTGGTCGCCGTCGTCGGCGAACGCGGCGAACAGCGGCGCGGCCCCAACGCCCGCCTCTACGCGCTGGTCGCCTCCCGTGCGCACCTCGCCGCCGTCGACGTCCGCTCCGGCGGTGTCTCGCTGGTCGTCGCCGACCTCGCCGGCCAGGTCCTCGCCTCCGCGGACCTCCCGGTCGACGCGCCCGGTGAGGGCCCGGACGCGGGCGGCGCGGACACCGGCGGGCCGCGTGCGAGCGGGGAGGATGCGGACGGCCCCGCGGCGGACGGTCCCAAGAGCGACCGCGACACCGCCGACCGCGACACCGCAGACAGGGACACCGCAGACGGGGACAGGGACACCGAGGACCGGGACACCGCCGCCCGGATCGTCCGCACGCTGCTCGACACGGCCCGCCGGGCCGGCGCCGACCACCTGCACACCATCGCCGTCGGCGCCCCCGGCCTGGTCGACCCCGCCACCGGCCGCCTCCAGTCCACCGGCGAACTGCCCGCCTGGCACGCCGAGCTGCTGACCGCCCTGCGTGAGCTCCCCGGCACCGACGTGATCCTGGAGAACGAGGTCAACCTGGCCGGCCGCGCCGAGTACCGGACCGGCGCCGCCCGCGACCGGGACGACTTCGTGCTCGTCTGGCTCGGCCACAGCGTCGGCGCCGCCGTCGTCATCGACGGCAGACTCCGCCGCGGCGCGCACGGCGGCACCGGCGAGATCTGCTTCCTGCCGGTGCCCGGAACCGCCAGCCTGCCCAGCGCCACCGGCTGCGAGGGCGGATTCCACAGCCTGGCCGGCAGCGCCGCGGTCTGCGCCCTGGCCCGCGCGCACGGCCTGCCCGCCGACCCCGCCGACGACGCCCCCGCCGCCGAGGCCGCCGTCCGGGCCGCCCTGGACGCCCTGGGCGACGGGCGGCCGGGCGGACCGTTCCTCGACGAGCTGGCCGAGCGGATCGCCGTCGGCGTCTCGGCGGTCTGCGTCGTGCTCGACCCGGGCTGCGTCGTCCTCGGCGGTGAGACCGGCCGGGCCGGCGGCGCCGAGCTGGCCGCCCGGGTGGAGGCCCGGCTCGCCCTGCTCTCCCCGCTGCGCACCGAGGTCCGGGCCGGCGAGGCGGGCGGCGGCGCGGTGCTCGGCGGGGCCGTCCTGACCGCCGGGGACGCCGTGCGCCGCGACCTCTTCGGGGAGCCGTAG
- a CDS encoding MFS transporter, which yields MTSTATAGPPLDALDSPRRARAAIALVFAVHGAVSGTFVSRIPWIQDRLDLSPGQLGLALVMPAVGSSLAMPLAGRFVHRYGGRAAVRGLLSLWCLVLVLPPVAPSLPVLCLALLVYGASAGMADVAMNAQGVEIEQRLGRSIMSGLHGMWSAGGLLAAGFGILAAHQDLDARLQLGVTALVLLAVAQPVCRSLPDLRAPEETEAPPRFALPPRSSLVIGLVGFCAVFAEGASMDWSGVYLKDVTGASSTVAAAAYTAFALTMAVSRLAGDAAIRRLGAVRATRISGAIATAGGLLVVFADRPALAVPGFALIGVGVAVVVPLAFAAAARIGGNPSQAIAGVATVTYTSGLIAPAIVGGLAQATSLPVSFGVVTTLAFALLLSAGALRRAEPDPAAGSPKGVAAAAPESPSGAALTKM from the coding sequence ATGACCAGCACCGCGACCGCAGGACCACCCCTCGACGCACTCGACTCCCCGCGCCGGGCCAGGGCCGCCATCGCCCTCGTGTTCGCCGTGCACGGCGCCGTCAGCGGCACCTTCGTCAGCCGGATCCCCTGGATCCAGGACCGGCTCGACCTCTCCCCCGGCCAGCTCGGCCTGGCCCTCGTGATGCCCGCCGTCGGCTCGTCCCTCGCCATGCCGCTGGCCGGCCGGTTCGTCCACCGGTACGGCGGCCGGGCGGCGGTCCGCGGCCTGCTCTCGCTCTGGTGCCTGGTGCTCGTGCTGCCGCCCGTCGCCCCCTCGCTGCCGGTGCTCTGCCTGGCCCTGCTGGTCTACGGGGCCAGCGCCGGCATGGCCGACGTGGCCATGAACGCCCAGGGCGTGGAGATCGAACAGCGGCTGGGCCGGTCGATCATGTCCGGACTGCACGGCATGTGGAGCGCCGGCGGGCTGCTGGCCGCCGGGTTCGGCATCCTCGCCGCCCACCAGGACCTCGACGCCCGGCTCCAGCTCGGCGTCACCGCCCTCGTCCTGCTGGCCGTCGCCCAGCCGGTCTGCCGCTCGCTGCCCGACCTGCGGGCACCGGAGGAGACCGAGGCGCCGCCGCGGTTCGCGCTGCCGCCGCGCAGCTCGCTGGTGATCGGGCTGGTCGGATTCTGCGCGGTGTTCGCCGAGGGCGCCTCGATGGACTGGAGCGGCGTCTACCTCAAGGACGTCACCGGCGCCTCGTCCACCGTGGCCGCCGCCGCGTACACCGCCTTCGCCCTGACCATGGCGGTCAGCCGGCTCGCGGGCGACGCGGCGATCCGGCGGCTCGGAGCCGTCCGGGCCACCAGGATCAGCGGCGCGATCGCCACCGCCGGCGGCCTGCTGGTCGTCTTCGCCGACCGCCCGGCACTGGCCGTCCCGGGGTTCGCCCTGATCGGGGTCGGCGTCGCGGTGGTGGTGCCGCTGGCCTTCGCGGCCGCCGCCCGGATCGGCGGCAACCCGAGCCAGGCCATCGCGGGCGTCGCGACCGTCACCTACACCTCCGGCCTGATCGCCCCCGCGATCGTCGGCGGACTCGCGCAGGCCACCTCGCTGCCCGTCTCGTTCGGGGTGGTCACCACGCTCGCCTTCGCCCTGCTGCTGAGCGCGGGCGCGCTGCGCCGGGCGGAACCGGACCCGGCCGCCGGATCCCCGAAGGGCGTCGCCGCGGCGGCACCGGAGAGCCCCTCCGGGGCTGCCCTGACGAAGATGTGA
- a CDS encoding RICIN domain-containing protein, with protein MTTTDHLPAQRTRRTVLGRAAASAVAAAALAVTVQSSPAHAADSAQFRITNLAVGKCLEVADWRIDDGAPIRMWSCTSGNNQDWYWTDRDELVNVRSGKCLDIPGLSTDQGVQAVLWTCNGGRNQAWSDANRLHSGSRTIVNLNSGLNLDVKGANPADGTAVIQWAPNNGYNQAWAYSPFPPGPHN; from the coding sequence ATGACCACCACCGACCACCTTCCCGCCCAGCGAACCCGCCGCACCGTCCTCGGACGCGCCGCCGCGTCCGCGGTGGCCGCCGCCGCACTGGCCGTCACCGTCCAGTCCTCCCCCGCCCACGCGGCCGACTCCGCGCAGTTCCGGATCACCAACCTCGCCGTGGGCAAGTGCCTGGAGGTCGCCGACTGGCGCATCGACGACGGCGCCCCCATCCGGATGTGGTCCTGCACCAGCGGCAACAACCAGGACTGGTACTGGACCGACCGCGACGAGCTGGTGAACGTCCGCAGCGGCAAGTGCCTGGACATCCCCGGGCTGAGCACCGACCAGGGCGTCCAGGCCGTCCTGTGGACCTGCAACGGAGGACGCAACCAGGCTTGGAGCGACGCCAACCGCCTGCACAGCGGCAGCCGCACTATCGTCAACCTCAACAGCGGCCTCAACCTCGACGTCAAGGGTGCCAACCCCGCCGACGGCACTGCCGTCATCCAGTGGGCCCCCAACAACGGCTACAACCAGGCCTGGGCGTACTCGCCGTTCCCGCCCGGCCCGCACAACTGA
- a CDS encoding RICIN domain-containing protein: MGTTRRVLAARLGSAAVLAGALALAVPAAPAGAADTTPFDLDSAATGKCLEVADWRTDNGAPVRQWTCTGGANQKWVRTDRGEFVNVNSGKCLEIPGYGTAWGIRAALWTCNGGLNQTWTETVVHHSGIRTLTNGHSGLLLDLVGSSAADGTPVVQWGKNDGLNQVWFYTPWPAGSVR, from the coding sequence ATGGGCACCACCCGCCGCGTCCTCGCCGCCCGTCTCGGATCCGCCGCCGTCCTGGCCGGGGCACTCGCCCTGGCCGTGCCGGCGGCGCCCGCCGGGGCGGCGGACACCACCCCCTTCGACCTCGACTCCGCCGCCACCGGCAAGTGCCTGGAGGTCGCCGACTGGCGCACCGACAACGGCGCCCCGGTGCGGCAGTGGACCTGCACCGGCGGCGCCAACCAGAAGTGGGTCAGGACCGACCGCGGCGAGTTCGTCAACGTGAACAGCGGCAAGTGCCTGGAGATCCCCGGGTACGGCACCGCCTGGGGCATCCGGGCCGCCCTGTGGACCTGCAACGGCGGGCTCAACCAGACCTGGACCGAGACCGTCGTCCACCACAGTGGCATCCGCACCCTGACCAACGGTCACAGCGGCCTGCTGCTCGACCTCGTGGGCTCCAGCGCGGCCGACGGGACCCCGGTGGTCCAGTGGGGGAAGAACGACGGCCTCAACCAGGTCTGGTTCTACACCCCGTGGCCCGCCGGCAGCGTCCGCTGA
- a CDS encoding TVP38/TMEM64 family protein, with amino-acid sequence MPAPVTPPPPSDPAEPGPAPSAPAPTDAAPTAPVPTEPAPTTPVPTEPAPTGRPARSAWLRLALLLAVLAAAAGSLLLWSPTALLDGGLPAGVPGYWLAPAFVGVYALATVAFFPRPALNAAAGLLLGVQQGVLLAVLGTTLGAAAAFGLARLLGRDALRPYLRGKLLLALDRRFTDQGFRSVFLLRLFPGLPFQAANYGAAFSAVRFLPFISATALGVTPITAVYVTAAASSREPGSAAFLLSAGAIGVLCLVSGVTLGRAALRRRRSAAV; translated from the coding sequence GTGCCCGCACCCGTGACACCCCCGCCACCCTCCGACCCGGCCGAGCCCGGCCCCGCGCCGTCCGCCCCGGCACCGACGGACGCCGCACCGACCGCTCCCGTACCGACCGAACCCGCACCGACCACCCCCGTACCGACCGAACCCGCGCCGACGGGCCGGCCGGCGCGCTCGGCCTGGCTGCGGCTGGCGCTGCTGCTGGCGGTCCTCGCCGCGGCGGCCGGCTCGCTGCTGCTGTGGAGCCCGACCGCACTGCTCGACGGCGGACTCCCGGCCGGGGTCCCGGGGTACTGGCTGGCCCCCGCGTTCGTCGGGGTGTACGCACTGGCCACGGTGGCGTTCTTCCCCCGGCCCGCCCTGAACGCGGCCGCCGGCCTGCTGCTCGGCGTCCAGCAGGGCGTCCTGCTCGCCGTGCTCGGCACCACGCTCGGCGCGGCGGCGGCGTTCGGACTGGCCCGCCTGCTCGGGCGCGACGCGCTCCGCCCCTACCTGCGCGGCAAGCTGCTGCTCGCCCTCGACCGGCGCTTCACCGACCAGGGGTTCCGCAGCGTGTTCCTGCTCCGGCTCTTCCCCGGGCTGCCGTTCCAGGCGGCCAACTACGGCGCCGCGTTCTCCGCGGTCCGGTTCCTGCCGTTCATCTCCGCCACCGCCCTCGGGGTCACGCCGATCACCGCGGTCTACGTCACGGCCGCCGCCTCCTCCCGCGAGCCGGGATCGGCGGCGTTCCTGCTCTCGGCCGGGGCGATCGGGGTGCTCTGCCTGGTGAGCGGGGTCACGCTGGGCCGGGCGGCCCTCCGGAGGCGGCGCTCGGCCGCGGTCTGA